From a single Asticcacaulis sp. MM231 genomic region:
- a CDS encoding heme-binding protein, whose amino-acid sequence MQTTLTLGEAEARLAIDACVAELKKRGKAGVVAVGDSHGELLALWRTDGCALPPIVIAQNKVYTAARVRGPSGDLGRNAQADGSDVHYHGDSRYVGWDGGAPVMYKGQCLGAVAVSGLSGVEDLDIATIGITAILNALD is encoded by the coding sequence ATGCAAACCACACTGACTCTGGGCGAGGCCGAGGCCCGGCTGGCTATCGATGCCTGCGTGGCCGAACTGAAAAAGCGCGGCAAGGCCGGCGTGGTGGCGGTCGGTGACAGCCACGGCGAATTGCTGGCCCTGTGGCGCACCGATGGCTGCGCCCTGCCGCCCATCGTCATCGCGCAAAACAAGGTCTATACCGCTGCCCGCGTGCGTGGTCCTTCCGGCGATCTCGGCCGTAACGCTCAGGCGGATGGTTCCGACGTTCATTATCACGGCGATTCGCGCTATGTCGGTTGGGACGGCGGCGCGCCGGTCATGTACAAGGGGCAATGCCTTGGCGCCGTCGCGGTCAGCGGCCTGTCGGGCGTCGAAGATCTGGACATCGCCACTATCGGCATCACCGCAATCCTTAACGCACTGGACTGA
- a CDS encoding aminotransferase, whose amino-acid sequence MNPVFADLPVSIFEIMSLEAKTLGAINLGQGFPETDGFPEVREAAAHALMEQSNQYAPMRGLPVLRQAVADFYERQQGLKLDPDTQVLITSGATEAICATILSMITPGDEVVVFEPMYDAYVPLIRRAGGIPRIVQLSPPYWQFSDDDLKAVFTSRTKLVLITTPNNPTTHCFTPEQLSLLADYCERFDAYVLSDEVWEQVVFDRHHVSVLHIPSLARRSIKIGSAGKIFSLTGWKVGFVVADKALIDQVARAHQFITFATPPALQHAVAFGLGLPQTRFDTALDELKRQRDYLSRLLTEAGFHLLPAEGTYFLNVDLRASGVTGSGLYVAYDLVRHHGLATIPLQAFCETGRDLAVLRLCFAKSLDSLSKGAAALSKINC is encoded by the coding sequence ATGAACCCTGTCTTCGCCGACTTACCCGTCAGTATTTTCGAGATCATGTCGCTGGAAGCGAAGACGCTTGGTGCGATCAATCTCGGTCAGGGTTTTCCCGAAACCGACGGTTTCCCGGAGGTGCGTGAAGCTGCCGCGCACGCACTTATGGAGCAATCCAACCAGTATGCACCGATGCGCGGACTGCCGGTTTTGCGACAGGCTGTGGCGGATTTTTACGAGCGCCAGCAGGGGCTTAAGCTCGATCCCGATACGCAGGTGCTGATTACCTCCGGCGCTACCGAGGCCATCTGCGCGACGATCTTGTCCATGATCACGCCGGGCGATGAGGTGGTGGTGTTCGAGCCGATGTACGATGCCTATGTGCCACTGATCCGGCGCGCCGGCGGCATCCCGCGCATCGTCCAGCTTTCACCGCCATACTGGCAATTCAGCGATGACGACCTGAAAGCGGTCTTTACCAGCCGGACGAAACTGGTGCTGATCACCACGCCGAACAACCCGACGACCCATTGTTTTACGCCTGAACAACTCTCTTTACTGGCTGACTATTGTGAGCGTTTTGACGCTTATGTCTTGAGCGACGAGGTGTGGGAGCAGGTGGTGTTCGATCGTCATCATGTCAGCGTGCTGCATATCCCGAGCCTGGCGCGGCGCTCGATCAAGATCGGTTCGGCCGGCAAGATCTTCTCGCTCACCGGCTGGAAGGTCGGGTTCGTGGTCGCCGACAAGGCGCTAATCGATCAGGTGGCGCGGGCGCACCAGTTCATCACCTTCGCCACGCCGCCAGCCTTGCAACACGCTGTCGCCTTCGGGCTTGGCCTGCCGCAGACGCGTTTCGATACGGCGCTGGATGAACTGAAAAGACAGCGTGACTATCTCAGCCGTCTGCTGACCGAGGCGGGCTTTCATCTGCTGCCGGCTGAGGGCACCTATTTCCTCAATGTCGACCTGCGCGCCTCTGGCGTTACCGGTTCGGGCCTTTATGTCGCCTATGATCTGGTCAGGCATCATGGCCTGGCCACCATACCTTTGCAGGCCTTTTGCGAGACGGGCCGTGACCTGGCGGTCTTGCGTCTGTGCTTCGCCAAATCACTTGACAGCTTGAGCAAGGGTGCGGCGGCCTTAAGCAAAATCAATTGTTAA
- a CDS encoding TetR/AcrR family transcriptional regulator: MDDLKTFELPDAVCGGQAVDAEACAGVRKRGRPRAFDPDVVLETVLEMFWMRGFANTSLDDISAATGVSRPSLAATFGDKEALYLKAMERYRNNISRQLDVVLQCTGNDGALRDIINRYFDIMIGSYTGETEECLGCAFMCTALNEAPRHESIMSVLQGTIEEFDLRFERFFTKAQELGHIGSNQDPKVMSQMITSLTSSLAVRARAGASRADLQKIVDATTSFLFP; encoded by the coding sequence ATGGATGATCTGAAAACGTTCGAGCTGCCTGATGCGGTGTGCGGCGGACAGGCCGTGGATGCGGAAGCCTGCGCCGGTGTGCGCAAGCGTGGCCGACCGCGCGCCTTCGATCCCGATGTGGTGCTGGAAACCGTGCTGGAAATGTTCTGGATGCGCGGCTTCGCCAACACCTCGCTCGATGACATTTCCGCCGCCACCGGGGTCAGCCGGCCCAGCCTCGCCGCCACGTTTGGTGACAAGGAAGCGCTCTATCTCAAGGCCATGGAGCGCTATCGCAACAACATCAGCCGCCAGCTTGATGTCGTGCTGCAATGTACGGGTAACGATGGTGCGCTGCGGGATATCATCAACCGCTATTTCGATATCATGATCGGCTCCTACACGGGGGAAACCGAGGAATGCCTGGGGTGCGCCTTCATGTGTACGGCGCTCAATGAAGCGCCACGCCATGAATCGATCATGAGCGTGTTGCAGGGCACGATCGAGGAATTCGATTTGCGCTTCGAGCGCTTCTTCACTAAGGCGCAGGAACTGGGCCATATCGGCTCCAATCAGGACCCTAAGGTGATGTCGCAGATGATTACCTCGCTGACATCCAGCCTGGCCGTACGCGCCCGCGCCGGCGCCAGCCGTGCGGATCTGCAAAAGATCGTCGATGCCACGACGAGCTTCCTCTTTCCCTAA
- a CDS encoding DUF6587 family protein yields MIYSVVQAVIITAIVAFCALQMLRRLMPKLSHDLQVRGSKALNRADLPAVVQSIGQKLQPVEAPDSGCGSGCGSCKGCSTGFEIKD; encoded by the coding sequence ATGATCTATTCCGTCGTTCAGGCTGTGATCATCACGGCGATCGTCGCCTTCTGCGCCCTGCAGATGTTGCGTCGGCTGATGCCGAAGCTGAGCCATGATCTCCAGGTCAGGGGCTCAAAAGCGCTCAATCGCGCCGATCTGCCGGCGGTCGTGCAGTCCATCGGCCAGAAACTGCAGCCGGTCGAAGCGCCGGATAGCGGCTGCGGTTCGGGCTGCGGAAGCTGCAAGGGCTGCTCGACTGGCTTTGAGATCAAGGACTGA
- a CDS encoding cupin-like domain-containing protein: MSHAPTDLSLPAVDTIAGITPEAFARDILPSARPVLIKGLVTAWPAVAVGYEGPAAMADYLKAMDTGRPTTVLESYNTSQGRFTYGPDMSDFNFNKRLKSISAGLDQLLNVLEHPNPPYIYIQSTVIQDYLPAFLKENISPLLPPAIQPRIWISNGTAAQTHNDNDHNIACVVAGRRRFTLFPPEQLPNLYIGPMDHTPSGRAISLVDLANPDFDRFPKFREALATAQVADMEPGDALYIPKYWWHQVKSLTPFNVLVNYWWGNSANTVENPMSAFLNGLLSLKNLPSSDKAYWKAMFDHYIFQTDGDPMAHIPSAYQGGLGRQTPRHRAEIFAALKTLIEGRG, from the coding sequence ATGTCACACGCGCCTACAGATCTGTCACTTCCGGCTGTCGACACAATCGCAGGAATAACTCCTGAAGCCTTTGCGCGCGATATCCTGCCTTCCGCCCGCCCCGTCCTCATCAAAGGCTTAGTAACGGCATGGCCGGCTGTAGCTGTGGGTTACGAAGGCCCAGCCGCCATGGCCGACTATCTGAAAGCCATGGACACTGGCCGGCCCACTACCGTTTTGGAGTCGTACAACACCAGTCAGGGCCGCTTCACCTACGGTCCGGATATGAGCGATTTCAATTTCAATAAGCGCCTGAAGTCTATTTCCGCTGGGCTGGATCAGTTGCTCAATGTGCTGGAACACCCCAACCCACCCTATATCTATATCCAGTCCACGGTTATTCAGGACTATCTGCCCGCCTTTCTGAAAGAGAATATCAGCCCGCTGTTGCCGCCGGCCATCCAGCCGCGCATCTGGATTAGCAACGGCACAGCGGCCCAGACGCATAATGACAATGACCACAATATTGCCTGCGTGGTCGCCGGGCGACGCCGCTTCACGCTCTTTCCGCCAGAGCAATTGCCCAATCTCTATATCGGGCCGATGGATCACACGCCTTCGGGCCGCGCCATATCGCTTGTGGATCTGGCGAATCCGGATTTCGACAGATTTCCGAAATTTCGCGAAGCCCTGGCCACCGCTCAGGTTGCGGATATGGAACCGGGCGACGCTCTTTATATTCCGAAATACTGGTGGCACCAGGTAAAATCGCTGACACCCTTCAATGTGCTGGTGAATTACTGGTGGGGCAACAGCGCCAACACGGTGGAAAACCCCATGTCGGCTTTTCTCAATGGTCTGCTGTCGCTCAAAAATCTGCCCTCCAGCGACAAGGCCTACTGGAAGGCGATGTTCGATCATTACATCTTCCAGACCGATGGCGATCCGATGGCGCATATCCCATCCGCCTATCAGGGCGGGCTCGGCCGCCAGACCCCAAGACACCGCGCTGAAATCTTCGCCGCGCTGAAAACCCTGATAGAGGGTCGCGGCTAA
- a CDS encoding FeoA family protein, with amino-acid sequence MKLTELPAFAPGLVTGVIDTHDGDLISNRLRELGFVDGEPVRVVGRGPIGADPLLIQIGFTRFALRRSEAARVMVEQAA; translated from the coding sequence ATGAAATTGACTGAACTGCCCGCTTTTGCCCCCGGCCTGGTGACCGGCGTGATCGATACCCATGATGGGGATCTGATTAGCAACCGCTTGCGTGAATTGGGTTTCGTCGATGGCGAGCCGGTGCGTGTGGTGGGCCGCGGACCCATCGGCGCCGATCCGCTGCTGATCCAGATCGGCTTTACGCGCTTCGCCCTGCGCCGTTCGGAAGCCGCCCGCGTCATGGTTGAGCAGGCCGCCTAG
- the mgrA gene encoding L-glyceraldehyde 3-phosphate reductase yields MAFPVPYVAASDRYTSMPYRRCGRSGLKLPAISLGLWQNFGGVDVFETGRAILHYALDHGITHFDLANNYGPPYGSAEENFGRVMATDFKAHRDELVISTKAGWDMWPGPYGDVGGSRKYLIASCDQSLKRMGVDYVDIFYSHRVDPETPLEETMGALAHLHRQGKALYLGISSYSPELTRQAAAILKSEGVPLLIHQPSYSMLNRWIEEGLLDTLGELGTGCIAFSPLAQGMLSNKYIHGVPADARAAKAGSFNQKLITDDNIRRIGELNKIAESRGQTLAQMAIAWVLRDPRVTSALVGARTVEQLADTLKSLDNLAFSEAELANIDTFATEGGIDLWKVSSTL; encoded by the coding sequence ATGGCTTTTCCCGTTCCCTATGTCGCCGCAAGTGACCGCTACACCTCCATGCCCTATCGCCGCTGTGGCCGTTCGGGTCTGAAATTGCCCGCCATTTCGCTGGGCCTGTGGCAGAATTTCGGCGGCGTCGATGTCTTTGAGACCGGCCGCGCTATTCTGCACTACGCCCTTGACCATGGCATCACGCACTTCGATCTCGCCAATAACTACGGCCCGCCCTACGGCTCGGCGGAAGAGAATTTCGGCCGCGTGATGGCCACCGATTTCAAGGCGCACCGCGATGAACTGGTGATCTCGACCAAGGCCGGCTGGGATATGTGGCCTGGCCCCTATGGCGATGTCGGCGGTTCGCGCAAATATCTGATCGCCAGTTGCGACCAGAGCCTCAAGCGCATGGGCGTCGATTATGTCGATATCTTCTATTCGCACCGTGTTGATCCGGAAACGCCTCTGGAAGAAACCATGGGCGCGCTGGCCCATCTGCACCGCCAGGGCAAGGCGCTCTATCTCGGTATCTCGTCCTATTCGCCCGAGCTGACCCGGCAGGCCGCCGCTATCCTGAAAAGCGAGGGCGTGCCGCTGCTCATTCATCAGCCCTCCTATTCGATGCTCAACCGCTGGATCGAGGAAGGCCTGCTCGATACGTTGGGCGAGCTGGGCACGGGCTGCATCGCTTTCTCGCCCCTGGCGCAAGGCATGTTGTCGAACAAGTACATTCATGGCGTGCCGGCCGATGCCCGCGCCGCCAAGGCCGGTTCGTTCAATCAAAAACTGATCACCGACGACAATATCCGCCGTATTGGCGAGCTTAACAAGATCGCCGAAAGCCGTGGCCAGACCTTGGCACAGATGGCGATTGCCTGGGTTCTGCGCGATCCGCGCGTCACCTCGGCGCTGGTGGGCGCACGCACGGTCGAGCAACTGGCCGACACGCTGAAATCGCTCGATAATCTCGCCTTCTCTGAGGCCGAACTGGCCAATATCGACACCTTCGCTACCGAAGGAGGCATCGACCTGTGGAAGGTGTCGTCAACCCTGTAA
- a CDS encoding ferrous iron transporter B, with the protein MDTLTIALVGNPNCGKTALFNQLTGARQKVANYAGVTVERKEGHFIAPSGRKVQVLDLPGTYSLEAMGPDEIITRDICLGRREGETMPDLIVCVADATNLRLHLRFVMEVKRLGRPMILALNMMDAARKRGITIDTAKLEAELGVRVIETVAVKANGTADLVAHLDANVAPHVPDIRETGDLHGDVRRILNAAVVMPQRTSLIDDRLDGILLNPLLGIPILMVIMFVVFQAVFTWATPAMDAIEASMAWLGGVVTQTLPDGLLKSFIADALIGGLGSVIVFLPQIIILFFFILILEELGYLPRAAFLLDNLMSKAGLTGRSFIPLLSSHACAIPGVMATRSIHDIRDRITTIMIAPLMTCSARLPVYALLIGAFLPNTKVFGFLSFQGLVLFAMYITGIFSGLMVSLVIALFRKDKSEHPLIMELPSYRLPHVKNLAIGLGERAMIFMRRITGIIFTVNTLLWVASTFPGKPEGGTLPDIDYSFAGMVGHWIEPIFAPIGFNWQICVALIPGLAAREVAVSALGTVYAISGSDDTVATQLGSLISSQWTLATALSLMAWYVFAPQCLSTLAVIRRETNSWKMVGVTAGYLFVLAYMAAFITYQITHFFVGH; encoded by the coding sequence ATGGATACGCTCACGATCGCTCTTGTCGGCAACCCGAACTGCGGGAAGACGGCTCTTTTCAATCAGCTTACCGGCGCCCGTCAGAAGGTGGCCAACTATGCGGGCGTCACCGTCGAGCGCAAGGAGGGCCATTTCATTGCGCCGTCTGGCCGCAAGGTGCAGGTGCTCGATCTGCCGGGCACCTACAGCCTGGAGGCCATGGGGCCGGACGAAATCATCACCCGCGATATCTGCCTTGGCCGCCGCGAAGGCGAGACCATGCCGGACCTGATCGTGTGCGTGGCCGACGCCACCAACCTGCGTCTGCACCTGCGCTTTGTGATGGAGGTCAAGCGCCTTGGCCGGCCGATGATTCTGGCGCTCAACATGATGGATGCGGCCCGCAAGCGCGGCATCACCATCGACACTGCCAAATTAGAGGCCGAACTCGGCGTCCGGGTGATCGAAACCGTAGCTGTGAAAGCCAATGGCACGGCAGATCTGGTGGCGCATCTCGATGCTAACGTCGCGCCGCATGTGCCGGATATCCGCGAGACGGGCGATCTCCACGGTGATGTCCGTCGTATCCTGAATGCCGCCGTCGTCATGCCGCAACGGACATCGCTGATCGATGACCGGCTCGACGGCATCCTGCTCAACCCCTTACTCGGCATTCCGATCCTGATGGTCATCATGTTCGTCGTTTTCCAGGCGGTGTTCACCTGGGCGACGCCGGCGATGGACGCCATCGAAGCCAGCATGGCGTGGCTCGGCGGCGTGGTGACGCAAACCCTGCCCGACGGTCTGCTGAAAAGCTTCATCGCCGACGCCCTGATCGGCGGCCTGGGCTCTGTCATTGTCTTCCTGCCGCAGATCATCATCCTGTTCTTCTTCATCCTGATCCTTGAAGAGTTGGGCTATCTGCCGCGCGCTGCCTTCCTGCTCGATAACCTGATGTCGAAGGCCGGCCTGACCGGGCGCTCGTTCATCCCTCTGCTATCCAGCCATGCCTGCGCCATTCCGGGCGTCATGGCCACGCGGTCGATCCACGATATCCGTGACCGCATCACCACGATCATGATCGCGCCGCTGATGACCTGTTCGGCGCGCCTGCCGGTCTATGCCCTGCTGATCGGCGCCTTCCTGCCCAATACTAAGGTGTTCGGCTTCCTGAGCTTCCAGGGGCTGGTGCTCTTCGCCATGTATATCACCGGCATCTTCAGCGGGCTGATGGTGTCGCTGGTCATCGCCCTGTTCCGCAAGGACAAGAGCGAGCATCCGCTGATTATGGAACTGCCGTCCTACCGCCTGCCGCACGTCAAGAACCTGGCTATCGGGCTTGGCGAGCGCGCCATGATCTTCATGCGCCGCATCACCGGCATCATTTTCACCGTCAATACCCTCCTGTGGGTCGCCAGCACCTTCCCCGGTAAGCCCGAAGGCGGCACCCTGCCGGATATCGACTATTCCTTTGCCGGCATGGTGGGGCACTGGATCGAGCCGATCTTTGCGCCCATCGGTTTCAACTGGCAGATCTGCGTGGCGCTGATACCGGGCCTAGCGGCACGCGAAGTCGCTGTCTCTGCGCTGGGCACGGTCTATGCCATTTCCGGTAGCGATGACACCGTGGCGACGCAACTGGGCTCGCTGATCTCGTCGCAATGGACGCTGGCGACGGCTCTGTCGCTGATGGCGTGGTATGTCTTCGCGCCGCAATGTCTGTCGACGCTGGCCGTCATCAGGCGCGAAACCAATTCCTGGAAGATGGTCGGCGTCACGGCCGGTTATCTCTTCGTGCTTGCCTATATGGCGGCCTTCATCACCTATCAGATCACTCATTTTTTTGTGGGGCACTGA
- a CDS encoding efflux RND transporter periplasmic adaptor subunit, whose product MFDPIVSSIKLERYRKALVVAAVSLSVLAVAGIGTALTTQAASQAAAPAATPVTVAVVATQNVSVWDDFSGHLEAVDRVEIRPRVAGAVKAIHFREGALVKAGELLVTIDPATYQAEAARAQADVSAATARLTLATSEQARAQRLWNDHAIAQSELESRTNDLKAAEANLAAARASLQSANLNLSYTQVRAPVSGRVGRIEVTVGNLVAAGPQAQMLTTLVSVSPIYASFDADETVINRTIADLGTASLETIPVTVETDNGAPIDGHLQLIDNQFDGTSGTLRARAVFQNTEGKLIPGQFVRVRMGAAQTKPAVLVSELALGTDQSKRFVYVVGADHKVAYREVTLGGTANGLRIVTTGLKDGDRVVVSGIQHVGPGSVVTETVAAMDAKAKPEA is encoded by the coding sequence ATGTTCGACCCCATCGTCTCTTCCATCAAGCTTGAACGCTACCGTAAGGCGCTCGTCGTGGCCGCCGTCTCTTTGAGCGTTCTCGCCGTCGCCGGTATCGGCACCGCCCTCACCACCCAGGCCGCGTCACAAGCCGCCGCCCCCGCCGCCACACCCGTTACGGTTGCGGTGGTCGCCACGCAAAACGTCAGCGTCTGGGATGATTTCTCCGGCCACCTCGAAGCCGTTGACCGCGTGGAAATCCGCCCGCGCGTCGCCGGCGCCGTCAAGGCCATCCACTTCCGCGAAGGCGCGCTGGTCAAGGCGGGCGAACTGCTCGTCACCATCGACCCGGCCACCTATCAGGCCGAAGCCGCCCGCGCCCAGGCCGATGTCTCCGCCGCCACCGCCCGCCTGACCCTGGCCACCTCCGAACAGGCTCGTGCTCAGCGTCTGTGGAACGACCATGCCATCGCGCAGTCGGAGCTGGAAAGCCGCACCAACGATCTGAAAGCCGCCGAGGCCAATCTGGCTGCGGCCCGCGCCTCGTTGCAATCGGCCAATCTGAACCTGAGCTATACGCAGGTGCGTGCCCCGGTTTCGGGTCGTGTCGGTCGCATCGAAGTCACGGTCGGCAACCTCGTCGCCGCCGGCCCGCAAGCCCAAATGCTGACCACGCTCGTTTCGGTCAGCCCTATCTATGCCAGCTTCGACGCCGATGAAACGGTCATCAACCGCACCATCGCTGACCTCGGCACCGCCTCGCTCGAAACCATCCCGGTAACCGTCGAGACGGATAATGGTGCGCCGATCGACGGCCATCTGCAACTGATCGACAACCAGTTCGATGGCACCAGCGGCACTCTCCGCGCCCGCGCCGTATTCCAGAATACCGAAGGCAAGCTCATCCCCGGCCAGTTCGTCCGTGTCCGCATGGGCGCGGCGCAAACCAAGCCGGCCGTGCTGGTCTCTGAACTCGCCCTTGGCACCGATCAGAGCAAGCGCTTCGTCTATGTGGTGGGCGCCGATCACAAGGTCGCCTATCGTGAAGTGACGCTCGGCGGTACGGCCAACGGCCTGCGCATCGTCACCACCGGTTTGAAGGATGGTGATCGCGTCGTGGTCAGCGGCATCCAGCACGTTGGTCCAGGCTCGGTCGTAACCGAGACCGTCGCCGCCATGGACGCAAAAGCCAAGCCTGAAGCTTAA
- a CDS encoding ABC transporter substrate-binding protein, translating into MSKFHTSEQPGPAPLIWYARCPTLTAMGLVANRGVFQREFLRENVHLVSVRENSTPSVRQGHLDHSLPNLIREADAATALWAHGQNERSRLLAIGQTYHSVSVVTRPGQAINGLRDLVGRRLSLIKEAGNFSPAQVRSLRAWETVLDVAGITKSDIEFAPVVADHPSVPFGDVARREVEALLGGQSDVAILFGAKGLELARSAHLKEVHRFTAEEIRSHPRLAGLVELRAVTVDHVLLEGRADIVTRLLGNLIEAAHWAEAFPKEAIKQAAIEGKVESDDAATAYGDLLGASAKLGLEPERLAAMEDLQNWLKHRHLLPEHHQIAAWTDPSVLQAAKQNLNVEA; encoded by the coding sequence ATGTCGAAATTTCACACCTCTGAACAGCCGGGGCCTGCTCCCCTCATCTGGTACGCCCGCTGCCCGACCCTGACCGCCATGGGGCTGGTGGCTAACCGCGGCGTTTTCCAACGTGAATTCCTGCGTGAAAATGTTCACCTGGTGTCGGTGCGTGAAAATTCGACGCCGAGCGTGCGGCAGGGTCACCTCGATCACAGCCTGCCGAACCTGATCCGCGAAGCCGACGCCGCCACCGCCTTATGGGCGCATGGTCAGAACGAACGTTCTCGCCTGCTGGCGATCGGCCAGACCTATCACTCGGTCAGCGTGGTGACGCGTCCGGGCCAGGCGATCAACGGTCTGCGCGATCTGGTTGGGCGTCGCCTTAGCCTGATCAAGGAAGCGGGTAATTTTTCGCCGGCGCAGGTGCGATCCTTGCGCGCCTGGGAAACCGTGCTCGATGTTGCCGGTATTACCAAATCCGACATCGAGTTCGCGCCGGTGGTGGCCGATCATCCGAGCGTGCCCTTTGGCGATGTGGCGCGACGCGAGGTTGAGGCCTTGCTCGGCGGCCAGAGCGATGTCGCCATCCTGTTCGGCGCTAAGGGCCTGGAACTGGCGCGTTCGGCGCATCTGAAAGAGGTGCATCGCTTTACGGCCGAGGAGATCCGCAGCCATCCGCGCCTGGCGGGTCTGGTCGAACTGCGCGCCGTCACGGTGGATCACGTGCTGCTCGAAGGGCGTGCCGATATCGTTACGCGATTGCTTGGCAACCTGATCGAGGCCGCGCACTGGGCGGAGGCTTTCCCGAAAGAGGCCATCAAACAGGCCGCTATCGAGGGCAAGGTCGAAAGCGATGACGCGGCGACAGCCTATGGTGACCTGCTCGGCGCCAGCGCGAAACTGGGGCTGGAGCCGGAACGGCTGGCGGCTATGGAAGATTTGCAGAACTGGCTGAAACACCGTCACTTGCTGCCGGAGCACCACCAGATTGCCGCGTGGACCGATCCGTCCGTCTTGCAGGCCGCAAAACAGAATTTGAACGTCGAGGCCTGA